The Centroberyx gerrardi isolate f3 chromosome 8, fCenGer3.hap1.cur.20231027, whole genome shotgun sequence genomic sequence GAGTGGTGGCATCTATATTGAGAAGAAACTTTATTTTGAGTAATTAGTCTGacaattatttcattttaatggcATGATTATGTGTGAACTTAATATGGGAAAGGCTTAACCTCCTATCATTTTGGTGCgacctgaaccaacctgaagTGGAACATGTGATTTGAACATATTTAATCTGTGGATGTtgtctgatatacagtataatctaACTATAATTACTGAACTACCACTGGGTCCAGAAAAGTCACTGCCTTGTGGTTCTGCTTTAACCTTGTTGCATGATGTCTCAAAGGAAATTAAGAGTGATTGCTGCAAGGCTCTGACCTGTCTCTGCCTATCCCGCGCCTGCAGGATTTTCTTCCGCAGCCACTGACATCTTGCAGTCACTATGGCGATGTGCCCCAagactctctcctccctctgtaaaCAGCACAACAAAGAGTCAGAAAGAATTAAAAATAATTAGCTGCATGGAATCTATCCATCACCTTGTGATTTTGCTCAGCATTGAAGCAGCTTAGTCTCCCAGCAGCACGACAGCCATGAGAACCCACCTCGCCCAGAATAAACTCCACGTCGCAGAATTGACGGTTCTCCCACAGTTTGCCATAGTCTTCATGCAGGGTACACTTTGGATAGCAGGAGAACTGCAAGACAAAGAAAGTAAGCATGTAACATTTAATACAGTAACTATGACAACTACACTCAGAGTAAGCACAACGGTTAGTTTAGTAAGAAgaatagagagaaaagagcTCGCATTCACAAAAAGGAAGATAAAACTCCTCAAGCAGAGTtatacaaatgcaaaaatgagaaatttattttccatctgaCAAAGTGCACAAGTGTAAAAGTGGTGCAAAATCTTTTCGACCTGTTTGTGAGTGCAAAGTGTTTTCttacagttttcttttttttttagcaagaCAAGCTTCCAACAATGAAGATTATATATTTAGAGAAAGTGCTTGTATATTTCAACCATATGACTGAAAGACCCTAACCTGGAATCTGTACATCTCCCCGCTGCGCACATTGTTGTCCACTGTGCCTCCAAAGATGTACATGGCATCTTGAATCACAGCAGCCGCATGGAAGAGTCTCCCACTGGGCATCTGAGGAGGcagagacaagagaaagagagagaatgaagacaAAGCTGTTAATAGAAACACTCGACATCACAAGCTTGTAAACAGCTAGAATGAATGCAAAGAAGATAAGTTCAGCATTTAGAAGAAAATGGAAGGAGATTCTTCAAAAGGTCTGCTTCAAAATTTGAAGTCTCATTAAGAAATGCTTTTTCATACACATCCAGGATGACACTAGAGGTGCACTGAAGcaataacatttttacattccAGTTCCTTACACTCGTAGTTATTCAACCAAATTCATATAATCACCTATATATCTAAATAAGTTATGACAATAACGTGCAGAATGTGCCCTCGAATGCTCAATGTACAGCAGATGAATTCAAGAATACAAAAACAGGACATTTTAGACTTGACTAGTTTTGATTTGACTAAATCCTGGAAGGAGAAGAGCAGTAATACTTCAAAATGCATAAACATGAAGCTCTCAGACAACATCCTACCATACACACAACTCAATATGAGTGACAGTACAAGGGTGGTAAACACAGGACAAACACGTTCCTATTTAATGATTTAGGCTGTGAAAAAAAACCTACTATCATTATTTATTGACAGAGTACTTTGTAAATACATCTAGTAGGTACCTCACTGTCCAGGCTGGGCTGGATCACCTCCCAAGTCTGAGAGTCAACATCATAGCAGTGCAGCTCGTTGGGCAGAGTATTGTCGGCAGCACCTCCAAATACATACAGGTGGCGGTCGAAGGCTACCATGGTGTGGCCGTAGCGTCtctggggaggtggaggggagccCCGCAGTAAGTGTTCGGTGGGGATGCGTGTCCACCTGAGAGGACGGATCAACAGAAATGATTACTGAGGTGCAACATTTGGAACTACTGGTTGAGTGACTGGGGAAAGCGCCTGTTTTTGTCAGTTACATGGTTTCTACTCCACAAGTCTTACTCACATGTGGCCCTTGAACTCAAACTGGAAAAGGTTGTTGGTGATCTTGGCTCCGCTCTGACCAGAGAACACAAACATCTTGTCCCTGCATACGGCCACAGGGAAGTTGCAGCAAGATGGGGGAATCTCCCCACTCTGATCAATCTGATGGACAGAACAGCAGAGATGGAGACATTAACACATGCAATGTTTGTGTGCATTCGATTCCAACTATGTGCTTGGATAGTCTTCTCAGTATGCGTGCGCTCTGTAAGAAAACTCTTTATACTAGCCTCCTCCCAACAGGCATGCTCTCGATCCTGCAGACTGATGGTCCACATGTCATTCAACCTGCACATAAGGAAAACATCCATCAAAAAATGTTATATACACAAAAGAATCTATACGCTGGATGCAACAAAACCCGGCATCAAACATACCTGGCATTCCCATCGTATCCAGCAAATATCCATAGTTTATCATTGTAGACTGTGGCCCCATGTGCCGACCTAGCCACTGGCAAGCTAAAACAGAAGCAATGTACTGATTAAGGCCCTTCACGATAAAGATAACTAGAACTATAACAAGATTTAAGTCACTTTAAGTAAacagaatgtctgtgttcacactacaactataactataaaaacatccaaaacgataaCTATGGACTTGAAAGCCCAGAATGGACTgtcttacattttcaaaacatacAGGCTTCATGCATTACCTGCCCTCCACTTTCCATTCTGTCCACTGCCCTGTTGCAAACTTGTACTCAAAAaggtcatttttgtttttcaagttAGAATTTGAGTAGATATCTCCAGTGTAGCCGCCTGAAATGTCATAAGCCAAACGTTATAACATCAATATCAATCCAGTTTGACAAGTGCAGAATGAATAACATTTCATTATGAAGGataaaagccaagaaaaaaagtcaccaaaaacaaacatgctgCTTCCATAGACAACAGCTGAGTGGTGATATCTGGGAGCAGGTGGGGTTCCAGTGGTGAAGGCTCTGTAAAGTAGATATAAACAGTCATCAAATCATATTGTGCTGACTAGACTTATGATATAGGCTAATTTGCAGTGGCATGGGGCAATGATTCATGCTTCTTACCGACACCATGAGCAGTCCTTCACATCAAAGCGTAGCAAATCATTCAGCATGTTCTTCCTGTACAGAAGATTGAGTGGCACAGAACATCAACTACTGCGGTGGATTGTAATTAAAAAGGAACTAGGTCTATTACTGTCCAATACTACTCACCCATTGTCTCCCCCAAACACATATATGGCATCTCTGTATGCCACAACAGTATGCTTGCTGCGCCTGAATAAAGCCAAAGGAGTTTAAGGGTGAATACATGGCAATGAAAGTACACATGGCAGTGCAAATCCATTTCTGAAGCTACGTCTAGCTGTCAACAGATTACCTTGCACCAACGAACTCGTCACACGGAGGGAGCCTCCTCCAACGATGGACAGTCTCAAATGGACCAAAATTGAGCGTCAGATATTCCACGCTGTCGGAGCAACTGTGGTCGAAGTCAACACTTGGGGCCACTTTAGTAGATTTGCAAGACATTGTTGCTGTCCAGTTTGGCTAATTACTTTCAGGGCCACTTGTCGGCTGGCACATCCTGAGTTAACGCCATCGTCAGTGCCATTCGTCCTAGGTGAAAGCTTAATTGCTACTGCTAGCTATCTGGCTTCAACATCACTAGGACAGATCACACAAAGTTACCTGTGTTAACGTTAAAGGATTGAGGTCGTCCAGCTAGCAACATGTAATGCTACAaactagctggctagctaacgctagctagctacgTGCTACTGCTAAGCTGCAAAATCGATACTGGGAATAAAAAGGTAACGGATGTTGCACTAAGTACATCTATTTTCTCCTTTACAGTACTTCAGCAGCTCTTTATCCAGCAACTCAATAAAATAGCAGCAAGATGTTGGCCACAAAGGTTATTGTAACTAAACAAGCAAAATAAGAGCTGTCATCAAAGACCACGGTCGCCCACGCCCCTAATGCATGCTGAAGCGAGATTGGTGACTTCATTTCACTTCCTGTAAAGGCAGAGCTCAAAGGACATTTAGCCCTCAATGTTGTCTTACAGACGAGGGGTGGGGCGATGGTAACTTGTCGCTAACTCCTCCCCCAGTCACACAGAAACTTTCTAAGAAAGATATGCATTGGGGGGGACCAACTGGAGAAAATTTCCGTTCAATTTTCATTGATTTTGTCCTGCTTGCCAATCCTATCCCTGTTGTAAGCGATACTTCCCTTCTccacagcttcaaaatgttgcttgtgcATCTTGGACCTAAAGCTTGTGATACAACAAGAGAAATGTTGCTTGTTGGCAACATTTCTAGATTAGACACTAGATCTAGACAATAGATTGatcctgtaaatatgtcaaatgttaatggtgcatcccatttcttgtttcagatgtgggaggtgaacatcagcatgaaaCTGATGGTTATTGAGTTTTTAGCCCGAATTGTGCTCAACTCACCTGAAGCCAACAgtccttgttttcagtaagtcacatttatgagataagatgaaacttgaatgattaccgtggggaaattgtgtcttttcagaaaatgtgtatttcaactcattttgagcGACTCTCATCGACAGAGACCCTCGGATCATCCGTCTGGCTGACAAAGCCATCAGGAgcctgatggagaagcagcagcccagctccagcctcctcggccCCCAGGAAGTGGCGATGCTGGTTgtgcccaaagtgctgcagggcttctggaTTAATCCGGCAATCCTCTCGTCCGTACCCCCGCTGCAGCTCAGCGACCTGGCCATCGGACTCACAAAGGCCGTTGAGGACAagctctccgcctctctgacctccacgGACCGTCAGGCCGCCTTCTACCGCTCCATCCGGGATGAGAAGGTCCTTTCTATCCAGaacaaggtcagagagaggTACACTCCAGACGTCctgctggagaagctgaagTGCTTTGGGCCAgagctgctgaccaggatcGTTGACGTCACAGTGGGGGAAATCTGTGTGATGTTCGAGCCTCAGAAACACATGGAAATGTCTGAAGTGCTGACCACCAAAGAGGTAAGAAGACCTGTGCAGATGTATGATCGAGTAGCTGGATAAGATACTGTGTAGtaaattttaaattttaaatcatttttctaaaattcaaacggcctctctccctctttaggtGGAACTAAATGATTCCACCCAGCCAGCTGTAATGGATGGAGCCGTGAACTCCACCCCCCTTGATGGAGATTTGAGCGAAGAGCCCGGCTTGGAAGAGGACACAACACCAAGCCCAGAAATGGACTCTGCTGTTGGTTCAACTGCTCTAgttcctctgactctccctactgcagctcctgtggttcctgtgagcctccctactgaagctcctctggttcctctgagcctcccaactgaagctcctgcggttcctctgaccctcgctactgatgctcctgtggttcctctgagcctccctactgacgctcctctggttcctctgagcctcgctactgaagctcctctggttcctctgagcctcactactgaagctcctgtggttcctgtgagcctctctactgaagctcctgtgcttcctctgagcctccctaatgaagctcctgtggttcctgtgagcctccctactgaagctcctgtggttcctctgagcctcccaactgaagctcctgtggttcctgtgagcctccctactgaagctcctgtggttcctgtgagcctccctactgaagctcctgtggttcctgtgagcctccctactgaagctcctctggttcctctgagcctcccaactgaagctcctgtggttcctgtgagcctcccaactgaagctcctgtggttcctgtgagcctccctactgacgctcctctggttcctctgaccctcactactgaagctcctgtggttcctctgacacTCGCTagtgaagctcctctggttcctctgagcctccatactgaagctcctgtggttcctctgagcctcgctactgaagctcctgtggttcctctgagcctccctaatgaagctcctgtggttcctgtgagcctccctactgaagctcctgccattactCCAGTCCAGGGGCTTGACCAGCAGCCTGGTTGGcactgaggagaaggaggaggtgcaACAATCTTCTGACACCACATCAAGTAGGAATTCTTCATCAGGTCCGCTCACACTGTAGCTCATGTCTACTTCCTTCAAGGCATTGATTgtcctcttttatttttcagagatcaaaaagaccaagaagaagaacagagtcCGACGCTTCTTCCGTCGGcaaacactgaggaaaacagctgaggaaacagagagggactgaaatcccactgcaaaaaataaattcagtgttgcattgcaatcagtccctgtcagtcaattttttttcatttactgtgaatTGATGCATTGTAAAATTCAGAAATTATCATACAGGAATTGCATGATACATACAGTCAACTGCAGAATTATTGTCACCcttcatgaaaatgagcaaaatttattgtataaaataaataaaattctttttcttttttttattgatctcaGAATCCAGAAACTGTATTGCtttcatcatttcctgtttcactgggGTCAAAATATGAGGTTGCACACATGTAAAATCCATTTGTCATCCATCACTTTGTGGAAAATCAAAGAGCTTTCAGCTCAGAGGAGACAGATAGTAAAATACCACTAAGCACAGTCAGGGCAATAATCAAAAAGTTTTAGAAATCTGGAACAGTTGCAAATGCACCAGGAAGAGGACGCATGTGCATATTGTCCCCATGAACAGGGAAGAAGATGGCGAGGGAGGCAAAGAAGAACCCAaggatcacagtttcacaactgCACAGTTGAGTGGAATGCTGAGGTTATCAAGTGTCAAAATCAACAGTTATGTCTCCATGTCAACAAGCTCTTTGGAAGGGTTGCAGGAAAGAAGCCCTTACTGAGTGCAACCCATAAACTGAAGCGCCTGAACTTTGCCAAGCATCACTGGAACTACAATTGAAATTGTATGTTGTGGTCAGATGAGACCAAAATGGAACTTTTTGGCCATGCACACCATCGGCATGTTTGAGAGTTAGCAAACAATTTCCCTAGaattagctgttagctgttagctgagTGTAGCTGAAGTGCTGGGTGCTGTTGGCAGCTGTCGGGATTCTGTGGGCAATgaactgctcctcttctctcccgcTGTCAGGTCCTATCCAGGTGCTGGTAAgtaatattttgactttttcatcaaaattatcactttattctcgtaatattatgacttttttaatgtaatttggCCCATGGGGCAAGACCAGCCTCAGAGCCAGGAGAAATAATCGATTGCAAAGGATTACCCAATCAGCAAATAGATCCCGCCCCattcactttgattgacagatggctgagactttatgaaaagtgacattatgaaatgaaaagtgttattatgaaataaaaagaggagcaatgaaaaaagaaaaaggtaaataaaagaaccactttgaaaaatgtaattaaataacaataataataataataataataatatcatgtaattgaaaataaaagtaatttaattgtaatttgaaaaataaaaaaagtttttatgaaataaaaatacaattaaatatagtcatgttattatgaaaacaataattatgaaataatataatttaataatttttaaattaaaggaaaagaatcaatcaattattcatttatttatgtatttatgtatgtaattatttatttcactgacacatatgtatttatttaattgtgactATTTTGGTCCTCCACAgccagcaaaaacaaaatgcacatcTTTCCTATCTGTCTTTCTAAAAGTTAACAAAGCTGTAACCAAACAAACCTGTTCAGTAACCAAAGTAACCAAAGCTCCCCTCAGCCTACCAAAAGCAAATGATGTCTTTAACATTATAGTCTTCGAGACAGGTTGTTTAAAGTGGAACACTGCCcatttatgtaaaatatgtctCTACCTTTGCTGAATTGCCAGGCCCAGCTGGGTCATGGTGACATGAGCAGCTTACTTACCTCAGATGCTCATTTGGCACGCCCTCTTTTCAGTACAGTGTAATGTCAATGAGTTGAACCACTTAGAAACTGATAATCTGTCCTGCCAGACAGCTGTATGGGTAGCATGCTAACCAAAGCAATATATCTTGCTAATCATAGCAGTCTAGCAAACACAAATAATATACCTCATAACATATCTGTCTTCCAGACAGGTTAATGGAGATCTACCACACACCTGTTTGTCTTCAGGTGTCTTAAGTTAATTGGAAATGTTTCTGACAAAAAACTACAGTATATCTGGCAGCTGAGCAAAACCATTATATCTCATAATGCTGTTTTCCAGAGACGTTAATTAAATTGTCTCCTCACACATGATCTCTTCTAGATTAATTTCTTAAAACTCCTCAGGAGCCGGACAAAGACAATTATCCGACAACGTCTGTCTTTCAGTCCAGGTGTACCCCTAACACACCTGTCTCTAGATGAGTTTTGCTAGTCTTTATTATGCTAGTCTTTCAGACAGGTTATATACCTGTCAACAAGTGCACAAGTTCAAGATTGGATTTTGGTATGTCGTATGAGGATATACCGAAATCCAATTGtgtcatattattatatttacttGACTTACCAAGTCAACGTCAAAGTCGTTGCAGTTACACAAAGACTGTGCATTTCTTCAGCAGCTGTTAGGACACATTCAGCTGCACTTACCTCCCTCCACTCTTTTGCCCAGTTTTGTGTATCATCTGCATCCCAACAACGTACCTTGAGCTACAAAACTGAATACACAGGACAACGCTCTAACATTTATCATTGGTCCTTTCGAAATGACCACAGCCAACACTGGTTTACTTAGGGATAttgtttatatacatatattatataaaatatatgtttATCTTGGGCCAATATTTCAGACCTTGTCCATTTATTCAAAGATGTTTGGATTCTCATTCTATATaatcagatagacagacagaaaaataaactgaCAACTTTATGAGTCAGACAAAACACTTAATGAACTCCATGTAATATTACACGTAGCCtaattttcactttattttgaGGATAAAGATAAAAAGATTATCATATATTGCTAAGAGGCAGGTGGGTGGTTATGGAAGACAGGATTGGCCATAATTAGAAATGCATATCcggaaataaatatataaacaacagtgaacataaatgaataaataaataagacatATCTATCATTTAtatccccattttttttttctgtaggtTATTTCTCCTTTAATGAGGCTGTGTCAATCAAATGCAGGTGGATGGTGTTTAACACACTATTGGTTGGTCATTGTTGTGGTGAATTGCTTGATTGGATTTGCCAACAAAACAACTTTGGCTTACTATGCATCAAATTCCATGCTGCCTTTTTGTATAAATGAATagatttatgtatttattaatttacttCTAATTATGGCCAATTCTGTCCTTCATAGATGGGAAAGTGGGATGTAATTGTTACATTCACAATTTTCACATTGTGTCACGTCACTTATTTTACTCCTCAAAGGTGATCTCTTTGACCGTTTCAGGCGGCTTGAGCTGAAACTTTATCTGACTTATctaacacaaactaaaaaataaaaaacaattgaaaatgCAGGAGAAAATGCAACATCATCATATTTTCTCATCAAACCAGTTTGAAACATTTGGGCTTAATTCCTCCAAAGGATCTATAAATAATCTTGCACTCAATCGTGCACCCGACAATCCAATTAAAATAACAACACTTACAAGGATAagaatattttaatgtttgaaAATGGACTcacaaacatgtaaaacaaTAGTAGGCCTAGCCTATGTAATGAACTGGTTCAGTATTTGTAGATTGTGAGGTGAACGATATTTTTCTCAAGCACCCATCAGAAACATTACAGCGCACAAGCATGTAAAATGCAAACAAGTCAATACTGATAAATTTAAACAAAGACAGGTCACAAGATTGGGGATGTGACACAAAccaaaagacaaacaaacaaaaaccattAACCTTATAAAAGCCTCTCACAGTCAAATTCCTCCACTCTTTGTTCAGTCTATCAAAGTTTCCTTGGCCCCTCTTGCTCATGCGCCCAGTCACCAGTTAATGATATCTCTGACGTGGCCCCACAGCTTGGTGATCCACAGGTTGACCCCCAGCTCTGTCAGGTACTGAAGCTCTGGCGTCAACATCTTACGGCACAACTTGCGGTGCGCCTTGTCCACGTTCTTCTTCAGGTTATAGCCCATGATGGACTTCTCTCCGATGGGCTGCCAGGGCTGCATGGCTGTCTCTTGGATGCTGCCGGCCTCTACGGCACGACCGCCCTCGATGCAGATGGCTGCCATCTCTGCATTCCTCCGTCTGAGTTCTGCCACATCCTCTGCCATACGCTTGCGTCCATATGCCTCCACTTTCTTCCAGAAGGTGTTATTGAAATGTTGGTATAGCTTCCAGTCAATCGCGTTCCACTCGAGGGCCTTGGCCCTCAGTTCAGGGGTCAGTTTTGATACAGTGGATCCCTTCCGGGCGTTGAGCTTAAAGAAGAGCAGGTCATCCATCTCCCAGCAGAGGGCGTCCTTGAGCAGGATGAGTGATTCCTCAAAGTATTCCACCAACATGACCAGCTGAAAACGGTCAGTGATGGATCTGATTCCCTCCTCTACCCGCGGATCATCCAGCTCCAGAGTGTTGTCCTGTCCAAAGTCAAAGAACAGCAGATTCTTGAGGTAGAAAGAGTTAAAGCCCTCCGGGTCAAAGTAGTAACGAGGATCACGTAGAAACTCAGTCAGCTTGTCCTCCCCTGGTATCTTCCAGGTAAGAGGCACCAGACGGCCAAAGTAGTGGAAGGACGACTCGAAAAGCTCTGCAGGGTCTCGCAGAATAGTGATGTAGGAAGTATCCACAGGGAGCAGCTTGGTCACCTCAGGTGCATTGAAGCGCATGTGATTACAAA encodes the following:
- the lztr1 gene encoding leucine-zipper-like transcriptional regulator 1 isoform X2, producing MSCKSTKVAPSVDFDHSCSDSVEYLTLNFGPFETVHRWRRLPPCDEFVGARRSKHTVVAYRDAIYVFGGDNGKNMLNDLLRFDVKDCSWCRAFTTGTPPAPRYHHSAVVYGSSMFVFGGYTGDIYSNSNLKNKNDLFEYKFATGQWTEWKVEGSLPVARSAHGATVYNDKLWIFAGYDGNARLNDMWTISLQDREHACWEEIDQSGEIPPSCCNFPVAVCRDKMFVFSGQSGAKITNNLFQFEFKGHMWTRIPTEHLLRGSPPPPQRRYGHTMVAFDRHLYVFGGAADNTLPNELHCYDVDSQTWEVIQPSLDSEMPSGRLFHAAAVIQDAMYIFGGTVDNNVRSGEMYRFQFSCYPKCTLHEDYGKLWENRQFCDVEFILGEREERVLGHIAIVTARCQWLRKKILQARDRQRQKSKQESSEESDEGAAGGPRDIPGGSRPSGTQPMLEVSIREAEAQPFEVLMQFLYTDKIQYPRRGHVQDVLLIMDVYKLALSFKLSRLEQLCVQYIEASVDLQNVLSVCENANKLQLDQLKEHCLNFVVKESHFNQVIMTKEFEHLSTPLIVEIVRRKQQPPLRLYSDLPVDIGTSLVQDMKAYLEGGGLEFCDIILLLDGHPRPAHKAILAARSSYFEAMFRSFMPEDGQVNISIGEMVPSKQAFESMLRYIYYGDVNMPPEDSLYLFAAPYYYGFSNNRLQAYCKQNLEMNVTVENVLQILEAADKTQALDMKKHCLHIIVHQFIKVSKLPNLRSLSQLLLLDIIESLATHISDKQCAEMCSDI
- the lztr1 gene encoding leucine-zipper-like transcriptional regulator 1 isoform X1; this translates as MSCKSTKVAPSVDFDHSCSDSVEYLTLNFGPFETVHRWRRLPPCDEFVGARRSKHTVVAYRDAIYVFGGDNGKNMLNDLLRFDVKDCSWCRAFTTGTPPAPRYHHSAVVYGSSMFVFGGYTGDIYSNSNLKNKNDLFEYKFATGQWTEWKVEGSLPVARSAHGATVYNDKLWIFAGYDGNARLNDMWTISLQDREHACWEEIDQSGEIPPSCCNFPVAVCRDKMFVFSGQSGAKITNNLFQFEFKGHMWTRIPTEHLLRGSPPPPQRRYGHTMVAFDRHLYVFGGAADNTLPNELHCYDVDSQTWEVIQPSLDSEMPSGRLFHAAAVIQDAMYIFGGTVDNNVRSGEMYRFQFSCYPKCTLHEDYGKLWENRQFCDVEFILGELCCLQREERVLGHIAIVTARCQWLRKKILQARDRQRQKSKQESSEESDEGAAGGPRDIPGGSRPSGTQPMLEVSIREAEAQPFEVLMQFLYTDKIQYPRRGHVQDVLLIMDVYKLALSFKLSRLEQLCVQYIEASVDLQNVLSVCENANKLQLDQLKEHCLNFVVKESHFNQVIMTKEFEHLSTPLIVEIVRRKQQPPLRLYSDLPVDIGTSLVQDMKAYLEGGGLEFCDIILLLDGHPRPAHKAILAARSSYFEAMFRSFMPEDGQVNISIGEMVPSKQAFESMLRYIYYGDVNMPPEDSLYLFAAPYYYGFSNNRLQAYCKQNLEMNVTVENVLQILEAADKTQALDMKKHCLHIIVHQFIKVSKLPNLRSLSQLLLLDIIESLATHISDKQCAEMCSDI
- the gal3st1a gene encoding galactosylceramide sulfotransferase → MIGKQGRQWRSMCKGLVLGTLLTSCMILLYCLSTPQVHFNLPEVPVPYSCAHRPAQLHSIPTTNSSQQTPGHTSLCTPKVDVMFMKTHKTASSTLINILFRFGEKHRLKFAFPDSRNDFFYPSPFQRSQVKDYKPGMCFNIICNHMRFNAPEVTKLLPVDTSYITILRDPAELFESSFHYFGRLVPLTWKIPGEDKLTEFLRDPRYYFDPEGFNSFYLKNLLFFDFGQDNTLELDDPRVEEGIRSITDRFQLVMLVEYFEESLILLKDALCWEMDDLLFFKLNARKGSTVSKLTPELRAKALEWNAIDWKLYQHFNNTFWKKVEAYGRKRMAEDVAELRRRNAEMAAICIEGGRAVEAGSIQETAMQPWQPIGEKSIMGYNLKKNVDKAHRKLCRKMLTPELQYLTELGVNLWITKLWGHVRDIINW